A genomic region of Mitsuaria sp. 7 contains the following coding sequences:
- a CDS encoding ABC transporter permease, with translation MKALIRLAAQSAWNRRFVLSLVVLSIALSTLLLLGIARLRDDVRKNFAQSVSGTDLIVGARTGSVQLLLYSVFRIGGATNNIQWSSVQSLARLPGVEWVVPISLGDSHRGFPVVATTGDYFRRFRYGEAQPLALAEGRAFDEAPVNESSSQNGPPGLPTDLFGVVLGADVAASLDYRIGDKVVLSHGDGALAANDHADKPFRVIGVLKRTGTPVDRSLHISLAAMEAIHLDWVAGAPIPGQAVSLDASSGQDLTPHQVTAALVGLKRRTAVFSTQRRINDFAAEPLMAILPGVALDELWDVVALGERSLTLMSALVAAVSLCGLVAVILAGLNERRRELAILRAVGANPARLFSLLAVEGMLVTVCGVVLGAALCLLLIAGLGPWVQLRFGIGLSAGLPSAAEWQLLGVVTALGWAASLLPGLRAYALSLSDGLSPKV, from the coding sequence ATGAAGGCCCTCATCCGCCTCGCGGCGCAGAGCGCCTGGAACCGGCGCTTCGTGCTGTCGCTCGTCGTGCTGTCGATCGCGCTGTCGACGCTGCTGCTGCTCGGCATCGCCCGGCTGCGCGACGACGTCCGCAAGAACTTCGCGCAATCGGTCTCAGGCACCGACCTCATCGTCGGCGCCCGCACGGGCTCGGTCCAGTTGCTGCTGTACTCGGTCTTCCGCATCGGCGGCGCGACCAACAACATCCAATGGTCCAGCGTGCAGTCGCTGGCCAGACTGCCCGGCGTCGAGTGGGTCGTGCCGATCTCGCTCGGGGACTCGCATCGCGGGTTCCCGGTCGTCGCGACGACGGGGGACTACTTCCGCCGCTTCCGGTACGGGGAGGCGCAGCCGCTGGCGCTGGCGGAAGGGCGCGCCTTCGATGAGGCGCCCGTCAATGAGTCCTCCAGCCAGAATGGACCGCCAGGGCTGCCGACCGATCTTTTCGGCGTGGTGCTCGGCGCCGACGTGGCGGCTTCCCTGGACTACCGGATCGGCGACAAGGTCGTGCTGAGCCATGGGGACGGCGCACTCGCGGCCAACGATCACGCGGACAAGCCCTTCCGCGTCATCGGCGTGCTGAAGCGCACCGGCACGCCGGTGGATCGCTCGCTCCACATCAGCCTCGCGGCGATGGAAGCGATCCACCTCGACTGGGTCGCCGGCGCGCCGATTCCCGGCCAGGCCGTCAGCCTCGATGCGTCGTCCGGGCAAGACCTGACACCTCATCAGGTGACGGCGGCGCTGGTCGGTCTGAAGCGGCGCACGGCGGTGTTCTCGACGCAGCGTCGCATCAACGACTTCGCGGCCGAGCCGCTGATGGCCATCCTGCCCGGCGTCGCGCTGGACGAGCTGTGGGACGTGGTCGCGCTCGGCGAGCGCAGCCTGACGCTGATGAGCGCGCTGGTCGCAGCGGTGAGCCTGTGCGGGCTGGTCGCGGTCATCCTCGCCGGACTCAACGAACGCCGCCGCGAACTGGCCATCCTGCGCGCCGTCGGCGCCAATCCCGCGCGCCTCTTCAGCCTGCTGGCGGTCGAGGGCATGCTGGTCACCGTCTGCGGCGTCGTGCTCGGCGCCGCGCTGTGCCTGCTGCTGATCGCGGGGCTCGGGCCGTGGGTACAGCTGCGCTTCGGCATCGGTCTCAGCGCGGGGCTGCCTTCGGCGGCCGAATGGCAGTTGCTCGGCGTCGTCACCGCGCTGGGGTGGGCGGCGAGCCTGCTGCCCGGATTGCGCGCCTATGCGCTGTCGCTCAGCGACGGCCTCTCTCCGAAGGTCTGA
- a CDS encoding DUF3299 domain-containing protein: protein MTSLALHAVAIALAAALPIATARAAPAAQSVAQAASAPASGYRELTWIQLVPPGWDPMKRFRDVGIGRLSDNSPRTAALMADLRDELDNAPLVETLQDAPVRLPGYVVPLQTDRDGVREFLLVPYFGACIHMPPPPANQIILVKLAQPAKQLRSMDTVWASGVMRLDRQPSDMGVSGYRLDAASVEPYRNKPR, encoded by the coding sequence ATGACATCCCTTGCGCTTCATGCTGTCGCCATCGCGCTCGCGGCCGCGCTTCCGATCGCCACCGCCCGCGCCGCACCGGCCGCGCAGTCCGTCGCCCAGGCGGCCAGCGCGCCGGCCTCGGGCTACCGCGAGCTCACCTGGATCCAGCTCGTCCCGCCGGGCTGGGATCCGATGAAGCGCTTCCGCGACGTCGGCATCGGACGCCTGAGCGACAACAGCCCTCGCACCGCGGCGCTGATGGCGGACCTGCGCGACGAGCTGGACAACGCGCCGCTCGTGGAAACGCTGCAGGACGCGCCGGTGCGGCTGCCCGGCTACGTCGTGCCCTTGCAGACCGATCGCGACGGCGTGCGCGAGTTCCTGCTCGTGCCCTACTTCGGCGCCTGCATCCACATGCCGCCGCCACCGGCGAACCAGATCATCCTGGTGAAGCTCGCCCAGCCGGCCAAGCAGCTGCGGTCCATGGACACGGTCTGGGCCAGCGGCGTGATGCGGCTGGACCGTCAGCCCAGCGACATGGGCGTGAGCGGATATCGCCTCGACGCCGCGAGCGTCGAGCCCTACCGGAACAAGCCGCGTTGA
- a CDS encoding DUF3299 domain-containing protein yields MRSWRLPPALLALLALVAVVAIGVPAGIVLNRTDPSQAIASAPLTGDPPAADVKALEWAELMPPGWDPRPHAGLTKGPDATDIATLADDDPVARRMMSEMRDAFEHAPVRPELDGRRVRLRGYAVPVGVGWGGTDEFLLVPSFGACIHAPPPPPNQIVYVKAPAKIDGLRAMSVVTVTGTLEVQAINSALATSGYRLAPESIRVER; encoded by the coding sequence ATGCGTTCCTGGAGGCTTCCGCCCGCCCTGCTCGCGCTGCTCGCCCTGGTGGCGGTCGTCGCGATCGGCGTCCCCGCGGGGATCGTGCTGAATCGGACCGACCCCTCGCAGGCGATCGCCTCCGCGCCGCTCACGGGCGATCCGCCGGCCGCGGACGTGAAGGCGCTCGAATGGGCCGAGTTGATGCCGCCGGGCTGGGATCCGCGGCCACACGCCGGCCTGACGAAAGGGCCGGACGCGACGGACATCGCCACGCTCGCGGACGACGACCCGGTCGCGCGCCGGATGATGAGCGAGATGCGGGACGCCTTCGAACACGCACCGGTGCGGCCCGAACTCGACGGTCGCCGAGTGCGGTTGCGCGGCTATGCGGTACCGGTGGGCGTCGGCTGGGGCGGCACCGACGAGTTCCTGCTGGTGCCGTCCTTCGGCGCCTGCATCCACGCCCCGCCGCCGCCGCCGAACCAGATCGTCTACGTGAAGGCGCCCGCGAAGATCGACGGACTGCGCGCCATGTCGGTCGTGACGGTCACCGGCACGCTGGAGGTCCAGGCGATCAACTCAGCGCTCGCGACGAGCGGCTACCGCCTCGCTCCGGAGTCGATCCGCGTGGAGCGCTGA
- a CDS encoding AraC family transcriptional regulator, giving the protein MSTPLLPVVRRYADFYADAQGVAATPLPGFTVLRATSPSELLYAISRPLVAIVVQGTKRVMMGARTFDFGAGDSLLITADVPTISQITGASLVEPYYSLVLDLDPSLIQELAVEMSVAEGDRGTPVRVDPTEPEVSATALRMLELLDRPTAVPVLKRQLVREMHYWLMAGRHGPAIRNLGVSDSRSRQVSKAVALIRSEFARPLRIERLAEAAAMSPSTLHEHFKAVTSLSPLQFQKQLRLIEARRMMMSENAGASDAAYAVGYESVPQFTREYGRMFGASPVRDVKGTRAKIRAV; this is encoded by the coding sequence ATGTCCACGCCACTGCTTCCCGTCGTCCGGCGCTACGCCGATTTCTATGCCGATGCGCAAGGCGTGGCGGCGACGCCGCTGCCCGGGTTCACCGTGTTGCGCGCCACGAGCCCGAGCGAGCTGCTGTATGCGATCTCGCGACCGCTGGTCGCGATCGTGGTGCAGGGCACCAAGCGCGTCATGATGGGCGCGCGGACCTTCGACTTCGGCGCCGGAGACTCGCTGTTGATCACCGCCGACGTGCCCACCATCAGCCAGATCACCGGCGCGAGCCTGGTCGAGCCGTACTACTCGCTCGTGCTGGACCTGGACCCCTCCCTCATCCAGGAACTGGCCGTCGAGATGAGCGTGGCCGAGGGCGATCGCGGCACGCCGGTGCGCGTCGACCCGACGGAGCCCGAGGTGAGCGCCACCGCGCTGCGGATGCTGGAACTGCTGGACCGGCCGACGGCCGTGCCGGTGCTCAAGCGGCAGCTGGTGCGCGAGATGCACTACTGGCTGATGGCGGGCCGCCATGGTCCGGCGATTCGGAATCTGGGCGTGTCGGACAGCCGGTCCCGGCAGGTGTCGAAAGCCGTGGCCCTCATCCGGTCGGAGTTCGCGAGGCCGTTGCGCATCGAACGTCTGGCCGAGGCCGCGGCGATGAGCCCGTCCACCTTGCATGAGCACTTCAAGGCGGTGACCTCGCTGTCGCCGCTGCAGTTCCAGAAGCAGCTCCGCCTGATCGAGGCGCGCCGGATGATGATGTCCGAGAACGCCGGGGCCAGCGATGCCGCCTATGCGGTGGGCTACGAGAGCGTTCCCCAGTTCACCCGGGAGTACGGCCGCATGTTCGGTGCGTCCCCCGTGCGTGACGTGAAGGGGACGAGGGCGAAGATCAGGGCCGTCTGA
- a CDS encoding type 1 glutamine amidotransferase domain-containing protein, translating to MTKTSPLQTSRRGFSQLALAAAVALTAMSGAFVQAHGATPAKPAAIAQRHVLIVLSAADKWTRADGSKYDSGVWAEEFIVMDEKFRKAGYQVDIATPGGVAPTIDQRSLDTKLVGEEPVKHFKRYLADNAARVAHPLALKDVGASRYDAVVIPGGHGPVEDLYKDADMGRLLVEADGAAKIIAPVCHGQAALLAAKDAQGRWPFAGRRMTSFSDEEEREFGTADNAPWLLAATLRKAGARYEKGPNWGAYVVRDGNLLTGQNPASSAPLADAVIEALR from the coding sequence ATGACCAAGACCAGCCCCCTCCAAACGAGCCGTCGAGGCTTTTCACAACTCGCCCTGGCGGCGGCCGTCGCGCTCACGGCGATGTCCGGCGCCTTCGTCCAGGCCCACGGCGCCACGCCGGCGAAGCCGGCTGCGATCGCCCAGCGCCACGTGCTGATCGTGCTCTCCGCCGCCGACAAGTGGACCCGCGCCGACGGCTCGAAGTACGACAGCGGCGTGTGGGCCGAAGAGTTCATCGTGATGGACGAGAAGTTCCGCAAGGCGGGCTATCAGGTCGACATCGCGACCCCCGGTGGCGTCGCGCCCACGATCGATCAGCGAAGCCTCGACACCAAGCTGGTCGGCGAGGAGCCGGTGAAGCACTTCAAGCGCTACCTGGCCGACAACGCCGCGCGCGTCGCTCATCCGCTGGCGTTGAAGGACGTCGGCGCGAGCCGCTACGACGCGGTCGTCATCCCCGGCGGACATGGCCCGGTCGAGGACCTGTACAAGGACGCCGACATGGGACGGCTGCTGGTCGAGGCCGATGGCGCCGCGAAGATCATCGCGCCGGTGTGCCACGGACAGGCCGCGCTGCTCGCAGCCAAGGACGCACAGGGGCGCTGGCCTTTCGCCGGACGCCGCATGACCTCGTTCAGCGACGAGGAGGAGCGTGAATTCGGCACCGCGGACAACGCGCCCTGGCTGCTCGCAGCGACGCTGCGCAAGGCCGGCGCCAGGTACGAGAAGGGCCCGAACTGGGGCGCCTACGTGGTCAGGGACGGCAATCTGCTGACCGGCCAGAACCCGGCCTCCTCCGCGCCGCTGGCCGACGCCGTCATCGAGGCGCTGCGCTGA
- a CDS encoding SDR family NAD(P)-dependent oxidoreductase yields MTSIALVTGSSRGLGRNTALSIARRGGDVILTYRSGAAEAQRVVQEIQALGRLAVAIPLDVADVGTFAGFAAQVRAALQDTWGRDTFDHLVNNAGHGAMASFADTTVADFDALFNVHVKGVFFLTQALLPLIADGGRIVNLSSGLTRVSFPGFSAYSAAKGAVEILSVYLAKELGSRGIAVNTVAPGAIETDFLGGAVRDMPDLNQQFASMTALGRVGVPDDIGPMIASLLTAEHRWVTAQRIEVSGGQVI; encoded by the coding sequence ATGACTTCCATCGCTCTCGTGACCGGTTCCAGCCGCGGCCTGGGCCGCAACACCGCCCTCAGCATCGCGCGCCGCGGCGGCGACGTGATCCTCACCTATCGCAGCGGCGCCGCCGAGGCGCAACGCGTCGTCCAGGAGATCCAGGCGCTGGGCCGCCTGGCCGTGGCGATCCCGCTGGACGTCGCCGACGTCGGGACCTTCGCCGGCTTCGCCGCGCAGGTCCGTGCCGCGCTGCAGGACACGTGGGGTCGCGACACCTTCGACCACCTCGTCAACAACGCCGGACACGGCGCGATGGCCTCGTTCGCCGACACCACCGTGGCGGACTTCGACGCGCTGTTCAACGTCCACGTGAAAGGCGTCTTCTTCCTGACGCAGGCGCTGCTGCCGCTGATCGCCGACGGCGGACGCATCGTCAACCTCTCGTCGGGACTGACGCGCGTGAGCTTCCCGGGCTTCTCGGCGTACTCGGCCGCCAAGGGTGCGGTGGAGATCCTGTCGGTGTACCTGGCCAAGGAACTGGGCAGCCGCGGCATCGCGGTCAACACGGTGGCGCCGGGCGCCATCGAGACCGACTTCCTCGGCGGCGCGGTGCGCGACATGCCCGACCTCAACCAGCAGTTCGCGTCGATGACGGCCTTGGGCCGCGTGGGCGTGCCCGACGACATCGGTCCGATGATCGCCAGCCTGCTCACCGCCGAACACCGCTGGGTCACCGCGCAGCGGATCGAGGTGTCCGGCGGCCAGGTGATCTGA
- the dnaB gene encoding replicative DNA helicase, producing MSAIFTTPGSSASDSEIARLRVPPNSVEAEQSVLGGLLIDNTAWDKAADTLSDSDFYRYEHKQVYAAIGKLINGGKPADVVTVFEELTSLGKAEECGGLAYLNALAQGVPSAANLRRYAEIVRERAILRKLVATSDEIATAALNPAGRAVNEILDEAEGKIFRINEEGSRGGTGFQSMDRLMVELMDRVNELAEQGAEDVTGVRTGFFDLDRMTAGLQRGDLIVLAARPSMGKTAFAINIGEAVAINEGLPVIIYSMEMGAAQLALRMVGSIGRIDQSNLRTGRLKDDEWGRLAEAVDKLGNAPIYIDESPGLSPSEVRSRARRQARISGQIGLIIIDYLQLMSGNGGGSEENRATVVGEISRGLKALAKELRCPVIALSQLNRSVETRPDKRPMMSDLRESGAIEQDADIIMFIYRDEYYTKDECKEPGVAEIIIAKQRNGPVGTVKLAFVRQNTKFENLAPGYVSPGGDEY from the coding sequence ATGTCCGCGATCTTCACCACGCCCGGATCCAGTGCCAGCGACAGCGAGATCGCGCGACTGCGCGTGCCGCCCAACTCGGTGGAAGCCGAGCAGAGCGTGCTCGGCGGCCTGCTGATCGACAACACCGCCTGGGACAAGGCGGCGGACACGCTCAGCGACTCCGATTTCTACCGCTACGAGCACAAGCAGGTCTACGCCGCGATCGGCAAACTGATCAACGGCGGCAAGCCGGCGGACGTGGTGACGGTGTTCGAGGAGCTGACCTCGCTCGGCAAGGCCGAGGAGTGCGGCGGGCTGGCCTACCTGAACGCGTTGGCGCAGGGCGTGCCGAGCGCGGCCAACCTGCGCCGCTACGCCGAGATCGTCCGTGAGCGCGCGATCCTGCGCAAGCTGGTGGCGACCTCGGACGAGATCGCGACCGCCGCGCTGAATCCCGCCGGCCGCGCGGTCAACGAGATCCTGGACGAGGCCGAAGGCAAGATCTTCCGCATCAACGAGGAAGGCTCGCGCGGCGGCACCGGGTTCCAGAGCATGGACCGGTTGATGGTCGAGCTGATGGACCGCGTCAACGAGCTGGCCGAGCAGGGCGCCGAGGACGTCACCGGCGTGCGCACCGGCTTCTTCGACCTGGACCGCATGACGGCGGGCCTGCAGCGCGGCGACCTGATCGTGCTGGCGGCGCGCCCGTCGATGGGCAAGACCGCGTTCGCGATCAACATCGGCGAGGCCGTGGCGATCAACGAAGGCCTGCCCGTCATCATCTACTCGATGGAAATGGGCGCGGCGCAGCTGGCCTTGCGGATGGTCGGTTCGATCGGCCGCATCGACCAGAGCAACCTGCGCACCGGCCGCCTGAAGGACGACGAATGGGGCCGGCTGGCCGAGGCCGTCGACAAGCTCGGCAACGCGCCGATCTACATCGACGAGAGCCCGGGCCTGTCGCCCAGCGAGGTGCGCTCCAGAGCGCGGCGCCAGGCGCGCATCTCGGGCCAGATCGGCCTGATCATCATCGACTACCTGCAGCTGATGAGCGGCAACGGCGGCGGCAGCGAAGAGAACCGCGCGACCGTGGTCGGCGAAATCTCGCGGGGCCTGAAGGCCCTGGCCAAGGAGCTGCGCTGCCCGGTGATCGCGCTGTCGCAGCTGAACCGCTCGGTGGAAACGCGGCCGGACAAGCGGCCGATGATGTCCGACCTGCGCGAGTCGGGCGCCATCGAGCAGGATGCGGACATCATCATGTTCATCTACCGCGACGAGTACTACACCAAGGACGAGTGCAAGGAGCCGGGGGTCGCGGAGATCATCATCGCCAAGCAGCGTAACGGCCCGGTGGGCACGGTGAAGCTGGCCTTCGTGAGACAGAACACCAAGTTCGAGAACCTGGCGCCGGGCTACGTCAGCCCGGGCGGCGACGAGTATTGA
- the rplI gene encoding 50S ribosomal protein L9 — MQVILLEKVANLGNLGDVVKVKDGYARNFLIPTRQARRATESAIKEFEAKRAELEKVAAEKLAAAQALGEKINGNTVTISQKAGVDGRLFGSVTNADIAEALTKAGTAIVKSQVRLPNGPLKTVGEFPINVAPHTDVVVEVTVKVVAEVE, encoded by the coding sequence ATGCAAGTCATCCTGCTGGAAAAAGTGGCCAACCTGGGTAACCTGGGCGATGTCGTCAAGGTCAAGGACGGTTACGCACGCAACTTCCTGATCCCGACCCGCCAGGCGCGCCGCGCCACGGAATCGGCCATCAAGGAATTCGAAGCCAAGCGCGCCGAACTCGAGAAGGTCGCCGCCGAGAAGCTGGCCGCCGCACAAGCCCTGGGCGAGAAGATCAACGGCAACACCGTGACGATCTCGCAGAAGGCTGGCGTCGACGGCCGTCTGTTCGGTTCCGTGACCAACGCCGACATCGCTGAAGCGCTGACGAAGGCCGGTACGGCCATCGTCAAGTCGCAAGTGCGTCTGCCCAACGGTCCGCTGAAGACCGTCGGCGAATTCCCGATCAACGTTGCTCCGCACACCGACGTGGTGGTGGAAGTGACCGTGAAGGTCGTCGCCGAAGTCGAGTAA
- the rpsR gene encoding 30S ribosomal protein S18 — MPPPRGKGRFSKDRKPKRNQQSLLFRRKRFCRFTVAGVEQIDYKDVDVLRDFVGENGKIVPARLTGTRAFFQRQLSVCIKRARFLALLPYSDQHKV, encoded by the coding sequence ATGCCCCCGCCACGTGGTAAAGGTCGGTTCTCTAAGGACCGCAAGCCCAAGCGCAATCAACAATCGCTGCTGTTCCGTCGCAAGCGTTTCTGCCGCTTCACCGTCGCCGGTGTTGAGCAGATCGACTACAAGGACGTCGACGTCCTGCGCGACTTCGTCGGTGAAAACGGCAAGATCGTGCCCGCCCGCCTGACCGGCACGCGCGCCTTCTTCCAGCGTCAGCTGTCGGTGTGCATCAAGCGCGCCCGCTTCCTGGCCCTGCTGCCGTACAGCGACCAGCACAAGGTCTAA
- the priB gene encoding primosomal replication protein N has product MNRLVLQAQILEIAAIRYTPAGLPALDLMLKHESMVDEAGSTRKVAMEIKAVAIGEVVKRVQALGLTEKTVFTGFLSAQRQGRGTVFHITGFAD; this is encoded by the coding sequence ATGAACCGGCTGGTACTGCAGGCGCAGATCCTCGAGATCGCGGCGATCCGATACACCCCCGCCGGGCTCCCGGCCCTGGACCTGATGCTCAAGCATGAGTCCATGGTCGATGAAGCCGGCTCCACGCGCAAAGTCGCGATGGAGATCAAGGCGGTGGCGATCGGTGAAGTCGTGAAGCGGGTCCAGGCGCTGGGCCTGACGGAGAAGACGGTGTTCACCGGATTTCTCTCGGCACAGCGGCAGGGGCGAGGCACGGTGTTTCACATCACCGGCTTCGCGGACTGA
- the rpsF gene encoding 30S ribosomal protein S6, translating to MRHYEIVLLIHPDQSEQVPAMLERYKGLVTNGGGKVHRVEDWGRRQLAYQIQKLAKAHYLCLNIECSKEILAEIETGFRFNDAVLRHLTVVKDKAETNPSVMMKAVEREEARKAPQEASA from the coding sequence ATGCGTCATTACGAAATCGTTCTGCTGATCCATCCGGATCAAAGCGAACAAGTTCCGGCGATGCTGGAGCGCTACAAGGGCCTGGTCACCAACGGTGGTGGCAAGGTTCATCGCGTGGAAGACTGGGGCCGTCGTCAGCTGGCCTATCAGATCCAGAAACTGGCCAAGGCGCATTACCTGTGCCTGAACATCGAGTGCAGCAAGGAAATCCTGGCTGAAATCGAGACCGGTTTCCGCTTCAACGACGCCGTGCTGCGTCACCTGACCGTCGTCAAGGACAAGGCCGAGACGAACCCGTCGGTGATGATGAAGGCCGTCGAGCGCGAAGAAGCCCGCAAGGCCCCGCAAGAAGCGTCCGCCTGA
- a CDS encoding sodium:solute symporter family protein, translating to MSTSSPDAVFRRRLHRIYGAYTIGFVLLVGLLGVLERMGMPKQWLGFSFLLLTVLIYAGIGVFSRTTDPVEYYVAGRRVPAFYNGMAAGADWMSAASFLGMAGSLYLAGYGGLAFVLGWTGGFCLVALLLAPYLRRFGGFTVPDFLGARFESRGLRVMGAAAAVLVSFIYLVAQIYAIGLITTRLTGLTFEIGLFVGLGGVLVCSFLGGMRAVTWTQVAQYIIMIVAYVVPVMWLSTIQTGSPLPQFTAGTEIREITVREQQLLHDPKELEVRGLYEQRAKDFEHLIAELPHSLDAERQRVSQVIAKLKFEEAPLAQIQAAEKVRAALPRTEAEARDLWQRAVAANRQRAEPLAGMPLHAQPFAGDPDGTSAEQEAYTLARRNFLALVLVLMVGTAGLPHILTRYYTVPTVAEARTSVAWTLFFIALLYLFAPALAVMLKHEVLHHLVGSPIAELPGWMKQWMRVDPSLLNIQDINHDGILQLGELRLGGDIVMLMTPELAGLPYVLSAMVAAGALAAALSTADGLLLTISSALSHDVYYRVMNPRASMTQRVTISKALLLATALTAAAVAAQKPADILLLVSSAFSLSGSTLVPALVAGIFWKRANKQGAAAGMLAGLGMTLYYMVNAHAGLRQALGIGGDPQLWWGIQPMAAALFGLPAGIAALVVVSLLTPPPSATARALQARVTGATP from the coding sequence ATGTCGACTTCCTCGCCAGACGCTGTCTTCCGCCGCCGTCTCCATCGCATCTACGGTGCCTACACGATCGGCTTCGTGCTGCTGGTGGGCCTGCTGGGCGTGCTGGAGCGGATGGGGATGCCCAAGCAGTGGCTGGGGTTCTCGTTCCTGCTGCTGACGGTGCTGATCTACGCGGGGATTGGCGTGTTCAGTCGGACGACGGATCCGGTCGAGTATTACGTCGCTGGCCGGCGCGTCCCCGCGTTCTATAACGGCATGGCTGCGGGTGCCGACTGGATGAGCGCGGCGAGTTTCCTCGGCATGGCGGGCAGTTTGTACCTCGCGGGGTACGGCGGATTGGCGTTCGTGCTCGGATGGACGGGGGGCTTCTGCCTCGTGGCGCTGCTGCTGGCGCCGTACCTGCGCCGTTTCGGCGGCTTCACCGTGCCGGACTTTCTCGGGGCCCGCTTCGAGAGCCGCGGCCTGCGTGTGATGGGCGCGGCGGCGGCGGTGCTGGTGTCCTTCATCTACCTCGTCGCGCAGATCTACGCGATCGGCCTGATCACGACGCGGCTCACGGGACTGACCTTCGAGATCGGCCTGTTCGTCGGCCTCGGCGGCGTGCTGGTGTGTTCCTTCCTCGGCGGCATGCGGGCCGTCACGTGGACCCAGGTCGCGCAGTACATCATCATGATCGTGGCCTACGTGGTGCCGGTGATGTGGCTGTCGACGATACAGACGGGCTCGCCGCTGCCGCAGTTCACCGCGGGCACCGAGATCCGCGAGATCACCGTCCGCGAGCAGCAACTGCTGCACGACCCGAAGGAGCTGGAGGTCCGCGGGCTCTATGAACAGCGCGCGAAGGACTTCGAGCATCTCATCGCCGAACTGCCGCACTCGCTCGATGCCGAGCGTCAGCGCGTCTCGCAGGTGATCGCGAAGTTGAAGTTCGAGGAGGCGCCGCTCGCGCAGATCCAGGCGGCGGAGAAGGTGCGCGCCGCGCTGCCGCGCACGGAGGCGGAGGCCCGCGACCTGTGGCAGCGCGCCGTCGCCGCCAATCGCCAGCGCGCCGAGCCGCTCGCCGGCATGCCGCTGCATGCGCAGCCCTTCGCCGGCGATCCCGACGGCACGTCGGCCGAGCAGGAGGCCTACACGCTGGCGCGGCGCAACTTCCTGGCGCTGGTCCTGGTGCTGATGGTGGGCACCGCGGGGCTGCCGCACATCCTGACCCGCTACTACACGGTGCCGACGGTGGCGGAGGCGCGCACCTCGGTCGCGTGGACGCTGTTCTTCATCGCGCTGCTCTACCTGTTCGCGCCGGCACTCGCGGTGATGCTCAAGCACGAGGTGCTGCATCACCTGGTCGGCTCGCCGATCGCGGAGCTCCCCGGATGGATGAAGCAGTGGATGCGCGTCGATCCTAGTCTGCTGAACATCCAGGACATCAACCACGACGGCATCCTTCAGCTCGGCGAGCTGCGGCTGGGTGGCGACATCGTCATGCTGATGACGCCTGAGCTCGCAGGCCTGCCGTATGTGCTCTCCGCGATGGTGGCCGCAGGCGCTCTGGCCGCGGCGTTGTCGACGGCGGACGGGCTGTTGCTGACGATCTCCAGCGCGCTCTCCCACGACGTCTACTACCGCGTCATGAATCCACGCGCCTCGATGACGCAGCGGGTGACCATCTCCAAGGCGCTGCTGCTGGCGACCGCGCTCACCGCCGCCGCGGTGGCCGCGCAGAAGCCGGCGGACATCCTGCTGCTGGTGTCGTCGGCGTTCTCGCTGTCGGGCTCGACGCTGGTGCCGGCGCTGGTCGCAGGCATCTTCTGGAAACGGGCCAACAAGCAGGGCGCGGCGGCCGGCATGCTCGCCGGACTCGGCATGACGCTCTACTACATGGTGAACGCGCATGCGGGCCTGCGCCAGGCGCTGGGCATAGGCGGCGACCCGCAGCTGTGGTGGGGCATCCAGCCGATGGCGGCGGCACTGTTCGGGCTGCCGGCGGGCATCGCCGCGCTGGTCGTGGTGAGCCTGCTGACCCCGCCACCGTCGGCGACGGCCCGCGCGCTGCAGGCCCGGGTCACGGGCGCCACGCCCTGA